The DNA segment GATAGCGGTCGCCGCCCTTGGCCCCATCACCAAGGCCGGCGACCGCTATCTCCGCTCCTTGCTCGTCGTCTGTGCCACCGGCATGTTGCGCCACCGAACCGAAAGCCCGTGGATCAAGGCGCTGCTGGAACGCATGCCGGCACGCAAGGCTACCGTCGCCATCGCCAACAAGCTGGCCCGGATCGCCTGGGCTATTCTCGCCCATGGCGGCACATATCACAGGCAAGCCGGATTGGCCGCCTGAACCAAAGTCCAACCACGGCACTTCGATTGCGAGGGCGATGAAAGCGTGATGGCGACCGGTCAGACCCACGAGCCGAAAAACCCTGTTCGTGTCCCGGCCGGTCGAGGCCGTACGGATGATTTGGGAGCGGTTCGCGGATCACATCATGGCCAGCGGCAAGGTGTGCCGCGCAAACAGGCCGGACACATGACTGCCCCAGACCGGCGGACACTGCGCCTAATTTTCCTTGCAACGCAGGGGCCGTCCACACAGGACACGGACACAAATCCAGGCAGAGAGATGGTTTTCCATATTTCGATTCAAAATATTGGGATGAAACTGATTCTTGGACCCTAATTGAAGTAGGGTGGTATCGGTACTATCCCCGTTATCCACCTTATCCACAGGCGGATAAGCCTGCCGCCCCATCTTGATTCGGGTATAATCGCTAGGTCCTTCAACGACTGAAGGCGGGGTTTCCCCCGCCCTCAGCTCCGCGACGGCCCCGGCGAAGCAGGACCGTCCTCGGACTCGCAATCAAAGGAATCCAGGCTTCGCCGGTCATCGTCAACTCTAATTTGGAGCTAACAGGAATGACCAAGCCTACTCATACTCCCGGCACGGACACAGGTACCAACGGCGGAATCTATCAGGAGATCGGCCCTCGTGGCGGCCTGAAGGATAATTTTGCCACGGTGCCAGATCACACTAAGCTGCCTCCGACGACTGCTCCCGGTCACGGATGGACGCCGGTGATGATTACTCCCGACAGCAATCGGAGGTAATTGAGTGCCCCCGCCTCCAGCACCAAGGCGGCGGGGGAATTTCTGATTATCCGTGTAATCCGTGACCCGGCATACGCCGGGCTCCGCGTTCATCCGTGTCCCTGATCCGATTCACCGCCTATTCACCAGCCAGATTCCCGCCGCCACCAGGGCCATGGCGGCGCTTAGGGACCAGGTGATGCGCTCGTTCAGCAGCAACGCGCCAAGCAGCATGCCGAACAGCGGCGTCAGGAACGAAAAGGCCGACAGCCTGGTGGCGGGATAGCGCGAAATCAGCCAGAACCACGTCAGGTACGAGGCGAAGGCGACGATGACCGTCTGGCCGGCCAGCGAGGCCCAGACCAGGGCGGAGGGCTCGCCGATGATCCCCTTCTCGCCCAGCAGCGGCGAAGCGATCGGCAACGTGATGGCCGAGACGCCCAATTGGTAGAACAGCGTCTTGCTGGGCCGGATGGCGGACAGGCGCGAGGTGCGGACCAGCACCGTGGTGCCGCCCCACATGATCGCCGCCGCCAGCAGCATGGAATCGCCGATCACCTGCCTTTTGTCCGGCAGCGACAGGTTGTCGCCGAACGCCAGCAGGATACCGCCGAAGGCGCACACCAGACCCAGCCCCTGCACCCGGCTCAGCCGCTCGGCCGGCACCAGCCAGTGCAACCCCAGGGCGACCACGAAGGGGGCGGTGTACAGGAACACCACCGCCCTGGATGCCGGAGTGTAGTCCAGCCCCCAATAGATCAGGGCGAACTCGGCGCTGAACAGCAGTCCGGCGGCCAGTCCCGCCCGGCCCGAACCGTCCGGCTCCCACAGCCGGACACCGCGCCAGCGGCACCAGCCCATCAGCAGCAGCACCGAACCGGCCGAGCGCAGCCCGGCCTGCAGTACCGGCGAGATGCCGGCATTGGCCACCTTGGCCGCCACCTGATTGAGACCCCACAGGGCGCACAGCCCCACCATCAGGGTCATGGCCAGAGCATCAAGATGGGCGTGGCGCTGGGGCGTCATGCCACTTCCAGATTGAAGGCCGCCGCCATCAGGGCGCGGGTGTAGTCGGTCTTGGGCGCCTTGAACAGCTCGTCGGCCCGGCCCGCCTCCACCACGCGGCCATCCTTCATGACCATCAGGTCGTCGGCCAGGGCGCGCACCACCCTGAGGTCATGGCTGATGAACAGGTAGGCGAGGCTGTGACGGGCCTGAAGATCGCGCAGCAGGTCGACGATCTGCGCCTGGACCGAGACATCCAGCGCGCTGGTCGGTTCGTCGAGCACGATGAATTTGGGCTTCAGGACCAAAGCGCGGGCGATGGCGATACGCTGACGCTGGCCGCCGGAGAATTCGTGGGGATAGCGGTCGCGCGTCGCCGGGTCGAGGCCCACTTCCTCGAGGGCGGCGGCGATCAGGCGGTCGCGCTCGGCGCCGTGCATGGCGGGCTCGTGCACCTCGAGGCCCTCGCCGACGATCTGACCCACCGACATGCGGGGACTGAGCGAGCCGTAGGGGTCCTGGAACACCATCTGCATCTGGCGGCGCAGGGGCCGCAAGGTGCCGGCGCTCATAGACTGGATGGCCGTGCCGCCAAAGGCGATCTCGCCTTCGGACTCCAGCAGACGCAGCAAAGCGAGGCCCAGCGTGGTCTTGCCCGAACCGCTTTCCCCCACCACGCCGATGGTGTGACCGCGCTTCAGTTCCAGGCTGACCCCGTCCACCGCCTTGATATGGCCGACGGTCTTGCGCCAGATACCGGCCTTCAGCGGAAACCACACCTTGAGGTCGCGGGCCCGCATCACCACCGGCTCGCCTTCGCCCGCGCGGTGCGGCTTGCCCTTGGGCTCGGCCTCCAGCAGGCGCCTTGTGTAGGGATGGGCCGGCGCATCGAACACGGCGGCCAGCGGGCCGCTCTCGACGATCTCGCCGTCCTTCATGACCGAGACCCGGTCGGCCATCTTGCGCACGATGCCCAGGTCGTGGGTGATGAACAGCAACGCCATGCCGAGCCGGGCCTGCAAATCCTTCAGCAGGGCCAGAATCTGCGCCTGGATGGTGACGTCGAGCGCCGTGGTCGGCTCGTCGGCGATCAGGATGTCGGGCTCACCGGCCAGGGCCATGGCGATCATCACCCGCTGGCGCTGACCGCCAGACAGTTCATGGGGCAGGGCGGACAGCCGCTTCTCGGGCTGGGGGATGCCCACCAGGCTCAGCAGTTCGATGACACGGGCCCGCAACGGAGCGCCGCGCATGCCCAGATGCAGTTCCAGCACCTCGCCCACTTGGGCGGCGATGGAATGCAGCGGGTTGAGCGAGGTCATGGGCTCCTGGAACACCATGGCGACCCGCCGGCCGCGCACCGACCGCAAGGCACGCTCCGGCGCGCCCACCAGTTCCACGCCGTCCAGGCGGATGCTGCCCTTGGGATGGCGGGCGCGGGGATAGGGCAGCAATTGCAGGATGGACAGCGCCGTCACCGACTTGCCCGAGCCGGACTCGCCCACCAGCGCCAGGGTCTCGCCCTTGTTCAGGACGAAGGACACGCCCTTGACCGCCAGGACGGGGCCGAAGCTCACGGCGAGGTCGTCGACGACCAGAAGGGGCGGCGTTTCACTCATCAGGTCGTCTTCCTTGGATCAAAGGCGTCGCGCACCGCTTCGCCCACGAAGACCAGCAGCGACAGCAGGGTGGCGACCACCACGAAGCCGGTCAGGCCCAGCCAGGGAGCCTGCAGGTTCTCCTTGCCCTGGCGCAGCAAATCGCCCAGCGAGGCCGAGCCGGGCGGCAGGCCCAGGCCGAGGAAATCCAGCGCGGTCAGCGACACGATGGAGGAATTCAAGATGAACGGCATGAAGGTCACCGTCGCCACCATGGCATTGGGCAGCACGTGACGGACCATGATGCGGCGATCGCTCATGCCCAGCGTGCGGGCGGCGCGCACATAGTCGAAGTTGCGGGCGCGCAGGAACTCGGCCCGGACCACGCCGACCAGATTGGTCCACGAGAACAGCACCAGGACCAGCAGCAGGGTCCAGAAGCCCGGCTTGATGATGGAGGCGATGATGATCAGGATCAGCAACTCCGGCAGACCGCCCCAGATTTCCAGGAAGCGCTGAAAGGCCAGATCGACCTTGCCGCCGAAATAGCCCTGCACCGCGCCGGCCGCCACGCCGATCACCGTGCTGACCAGGGTCAGGGCCAGCCCGAAGCAGATGGACAGCCTGAGGCCGTAGATCAGCCGGGCCAGCACGTCGCGCCCCTGGTCGTCGGTGCCCAGCCAGTTGCGGGGCGACGGCGGCGAGGGATGCAAGGCCCGCGGGTCGTAATTGATGGCGCGGTAGTCGAAGGGAACGGGCGGCCACAGCGCCCAGCCCTTCTCGGCGATCTTCGCCACGATATAGGGATCGCGGTAATCGGCATAGGTCAGGAAATCGCCGCCGAAGGTCACCTCGGGGTAATCCTTGACCATGGGAAAGTAGGTCGCCCCGTCATAGCGCACCATGATCGGCCGGTCGTTGGCCACCAGTTCGGCGCCCAGGGTGACCAGGAACAGGGCCAGGAAGATCCACAGGCTCCAGAACCCCCGCCGGTTGCGGCAAAAGGCATCGAGACGGCGGCGGTCCAGCGGCGTCAGGCGCATGGGCGATGTCCTGGCAGATGAACCACGAAGGCACGAAGGCATGAAGAAAACTCGAAGACTATTTTTCTTCCTCCTTCTTCGTGTCTCCGCGCCTTCGTGGTGAAATTCACGGTCCGAACCGGCACCCGCGCGGGCAAGGGGCTTTGCTGCGGCATCCTCATCCCCCCCTCCCCTCGAAGTCGATGCGGGGGTCGACCCAGTGATAGGCGAGATCGCTGACCAGATTGAGCACCAGGCCCAGCAGCGAGAAGGCGTAGAGCGTGCCGAACATCACCGGATAATCGCGGTTGCTCACCGCCTCGAAGCCCAGCAGGCCGATGCCGTCGAGGGAAAAGATGATCTCCACCAGCACCGAGCCGGTAAAGAGAATCCCCACCAGGGCGCGGGGAAAGCCGGCGACGATCAGCAGCATGGCGTTGCGGAAGATGTGGCCGTAGAGGATGCGCCGCTCGGAGAGGCCCTTGGCCCGGGCGGTGACCACGTACTGCTTGTTGATCTCTTCCAGGAACGAGTTCTTGGTCAGCATGGTGAGGCCGGCGAAACCGCCGACCACCAGCGCGGTAACCGGCAGGGCCAGATGCCAGAAGTAATCCACGGCGCGCGCCGCCAGGGAGGCGCCCTCCATGCCGGGCGACGACAGGCCGCGCAGCGGGAACCACGAGAAATACCTGCCGCCGGCGAACACCACGATCAGGGCGATGGCGAACAGGAAGCCGGGTACCGCATAGCCGATGATCACCGCCCAGGACGACGCCACGTCGAGGCGCGAGCCGTCCCGCGTCGCCTTGACGATCCCCAGCGGAATGGAGACCAGATAGATGATCAGCGTGCTCCACAGGCCCAGCGAGATGGAGGTGGGCATCTTCTCGATCACCAGCCCGACCACCGAGGTGTCGCGGTAGAAGCTCTTGCCGAAATCG comes from the Magnetospirillum sp. 15-1 genome and includes:
- a CDS encoding microcin C ABC transporter permease YejB, with the translated sequence MIAYTLRRLLLIPLTLFGIMLINFAVVQFAPGGPVELMISRLQGTAVDAAARVSGAGSGETAQVKAAPAQGGRGAYRGAQGLPPDFIKEIERQFGFDKPAHERFWLMMGQYARFDFGKSFYRDTSVVGLVIEKMPTSISLGLWSTLIIYLVSIPLGIVKATRDGSRLDVASSWAVIIGYAVPGFLFAIALIVVFAGGRYFSWFPLRGLSSPGMEGASLAARAVDYFWHLALPVTALVVGGFAGLTMLTKNSFLEEINKQYVVTARAKGLSERRILYGHIFRNAMLLIVAGFPRALVGILFTGSVLVEIIFSLDGIGLLGFEAVSNRDYPVMFGTLYAFSLLGLVLNLVSDLAYHWVDPRIDFEGRGG
- a CDS encoding DMT family transporter codes for the protein MTPQRHAHLDALAMTLMVGLCALWGLNQVAAKVANAGISPVLQAGLRSAGSVLLLMGWCRWRGVRLWEPDGSGRAGLAAGLLFSAEFALIYWGLDYTPASRAVVFLYTAPFVVALGLHWLVPAERLSRVQGLGLVCAFGGILLAFGDNLSLPDKRQVIGDSMLLAAAIMWGGTTVLVRTSRLSAIRPSKTLFYQLGVSAITLPIASPLLGEKGIIGEPSALVWASLAGQTVIVAFASYLTWFWLISRYPATRLSAFSFLTPLFGMLLGALLLNERITWSLSAAMALVAAGIWLVNRR
- a CDS encoding ABC transporter ATP-binding protein — encoded protein: MSETPPLLVVDDLAVSFGPVLAVKGVSFVLNKGETLALVGESGSGKSVTALSILQLLPYPRARHPKGSIRLDGVELVGAPERALRSVRGRRVAMVFQEPMTSLNPLHSIAAQVGEVLELHLGMRGAPLRARVIELLSLVGIPQPEKRLSALPHELSGGQRQRVMIAMALAGEPDILIADEPTTALDVTIQAQILALLKDLQARLGMALLFITHDLGIVRKMADRVSVMKDGEIVESGPLAAVFDAPAHPYTRRLLEAEPKGKPHRAGEGEPVVMRARDLKVWFPLKAGIWRKTVGHIKAVDGVSLELKRGHTIGVVGESGSGKTTLGLALLRLLESEGEIAFGGTAIQSMSAGTLRPLRRQMQMVFQDPYGSLSPRMSVGQIVGEGLEVHEPAMHGAERDRLIAAALEEVGLDPATRDRYPHEFSGGQRQRIAIARALVLKPKFIVLDEPTSALDVSVQAQIVDLLRDLQARHSLAYLFISHDLRVVRALADDLMVMKDGRVVEAGRADELFKAPKTDYTRALMAAAFNLEVA
- a CDS encoding ABC transporter permease, whose protein sequence is MRLTPLDRRRLDAFCRNRRGFWSLWIFLALFLVTLGAELVANDRPIMVRYDGATYFPMVKDYPEVTFGGDFLTYADYRDPYIVAKIAEKGWALWPPVPFDYRAINYDPRALHPSPPSPRNWLGTDDQGRDVLARLIYGLRLSICFGLALTLVSTVIGVAAGAVQGYFGGKVDLAFQRFLEIWGGLPELLILIIIASIIKPGFWTLLLVLVLFSWTNLVGVVRAEFLRARNFDYVRAARTLGMSDRRIMVRHVLPNAMVATVTFMPFILNSSIVSLTALDFLGLGLPPGSASLGDLLRQGKENLQAPWLGLTGFVVVATLLSLLVFVGEAVRDAFDPRKTT